The following are encoded in a window of Acidobacteriota bacterium genomic DNA:
- a CDS encoding YfhO family protein gives MQGFQPTKFRKMRPDIIAPVALVLVGFLFFHDFFFTSKNLYFRDILNFHYPLRKVLIDAFAQGGFPLWNPHIALGQPMLANPNYMAFYPTNLLHLFLPFNYAFKLHFVLHPILGGLGLYFLQRRLDIRPAAAFTGALAYELSGTVISFLNLYNIVPAVALLPWIAWAFLGALQQRPFKRSLLFGALLALEILAFEPLMAQCLLLLLAGMAALHLLEQTDRPAALRRILRVGLSGAAFALGLAAVQVLPTLELLPLSARGALDYAEAGGWSTHPLDLLGVIVPNLFGHFYTIGFVQSWGEAFHHGRESYLVSFFLGTGVILLAAVSMASARRKLLAVLTALATAGLILSLGSHLPFHQWMFHNVPFFSLGRYPSKFFLLAALALCILSSLGVESLLERSESRKIRNRKGLAVPALVLAGLGACFLAWFKTHPEVLERWIRAAGDPAGNGVKDYDWILSFLWNALLTSTLFSAIYGTLLLMAHRIQYRLLILLIPLLIAAELIPANLRLTPLISEANINHVSEMNRTIAEKGPKEPFRVVPPLLMQSGGPQPNLRFQAPNQSSAWLTLYYRMTGQPMYGIMDGIHYSVDHSVDSLNTKESETLWEEIRRLPQPKRLDPLRRLNSPWILSMEPLAFEGLTPIVSMDTISQRQVHAYWLQQSLQRAYFTSGTEFVPSPDAALERLLDPSFAAGAAVILEGEGSSRSGTPGAGSVTLKGYSSTRVVCEVSADLDGHLVLLDSYYPGWEARVDGKPAEIRRANYAFRAVPVAAGRHVVEFRYCPRVFYLGLVISAVFLLAGGLVATHALLPRHRRRGKNPTSA, from the coding sequence ATGCAGGGTTTTCAGCCGACGAAGTTCCGGAAGATGAGGCCCGACATCATCGCCCCGGTGGCACTCGTTCTTGTCGGTTTTCTCTTCTTTCATGATTTCTTTTTTACCTCCAAGAATCTCTACTTTCGCGACATCCTCAATTTCCATTACCCCCTTCGGAAGGTGTTGATCGATGCCTTCGCGCAGGGCGGATTCCCCCTGTGGAACCCCCACATCGCCCTGGGGCAGCCGATGCTGGCCAATCCCAATTACATGGCCTTTTACCCGACGAACCTGCTCCACCTCTTCCTCCCTTTCAACTATGCGTTCAAGCTCCATTTCGTCCTTCACCCCATCCTGGGCGGACTGGGGCTCTATTTCCTCCAGCGCCGGCTGGACATCCGCCCTGCCGCCGCATTCACGGGAGCCCTCGCCTACGAGTTGTCCGGCACCGTCATCTCCTTTCTGAACCTCTACAATATCGTGCCCGCGGTCGCCCTCCTCCCTTGGATCGCCTGGGCCTTTCTGGGAGCCCTGCAGCAGCGACCGTTCAAGCGGAGCCTCCTGTTCGGCGCCCTGCTGGCGCTCGAGATCCTCGCCTTCGAACCGCTGATGGCCCAGTGCCTGCTTCTGCTCCTGGCCGGCATGGCCGCGCTGCACCTCCTGGAACAGACCGACCGCCCGGCGGCCCTCCGGCGCATCCTTCGTGTCGGCCTGTCGGGCGCCGCATTCGCCCTGGGCCTGGCCGCCGTCCAGGTCCTGCCGACGCTGGAACTGCTCCCCCTCTCGGCCCGGGGCGCGCTCGACTACGCCGAAGCCGGAGGGTGGTCGACCCACCCGCTGGACCTGCTCGGCGTGATCGTCCCCAACCTTTTCGGCCATTTCTATACGATCGGGTTCGTACAGTCCTGGGGGGAAGCGTTCCACCACGGCAGGGAGAGCTACCTGGTTTCCTTCTTCCTCGGAACGGGCGTCATCCTGCTCGCGGCCGTTTCCATGGCCAGCGCGCGCAGAAAGCTCCTGGCCGTATTGACGGCCCTGGCCACAGCCGGCCTCATCCTGTCGCTCGGGAGCCACCTCCCCTTTCACCAATGGATGTTCCACAACGTCCCCTTCTTCTCCCTGGGACGCTACCCATCCAAGTTCTTCCTGCTCGCGGCCCTGGCCCTCTGCATCCTCTCATCCCTCGGGGTGGAATCCCTGCTGGAGCGATCGGAAAGCCGGAAAATAAGAAACAGGAAAGGGTTGGCCGTGCCCGCCCTGGTATTGGCCGGTCTGGGCGCCTGTTTCCTGGCCTGGTTCAAGACCCACCCGGAGGTCCTGGAACGGTGGATCCGGGCCGCGGGGGACCCGGCGGGCAACGGCGTCAAGGACTATGACTGGATCCTCTCCTTCCTCTGGAACGCCCTGCTCACCAGCACCCTCTTTTCGGCCATCTACGGGACCCTGTTGCTAATGGCCCACCGCATCCAGTACCGGCTTCTGATCCTGCTGATTCCGCTCCTGATCGCGGCGGAACTGATCCCCGCCAACCTGCGCCTCACCCCCCTGATCAGCGAAGCGAACATCAACCATGTTTCTGAGATGAACCGCACCATCGCCGAAAAGGGCCCGAAAGAGCCCTTCCGGGTGGTGCCGCCCCTTTTGATGCAGTCAGGAGGACCGCAGCCCAACCTGCGCTTCCAGGCGCCCAACCAATCATCAGCCTGGCTCACCCTTTACTACCGGATGACGGGACAGCCGATGTACGGCATCATGGACGGCATCCACTATTCGGTGGATCACTCCGTTGACAGCCTGAACACAAAAGAATCCGAAACCTTGTGGGAAGAAATCAGGCGGTTGCCTCAGCCGAAGCGTCTCGATCCCCTGAGGAGACTGAATTCGCCCTGGATCCTCTCCATGGAGCCGCTGGCCTTTGAAGGGCTCACTCCCATCGTTTCCATGGACACGATCAGTCAGCGGCAGGTCCACGCCTATTGGCTGCAGCAGTCGCTCCAGCGCGCCTATTTCACCTCTGGAACGGAGTTCGTCCCATCACCGGATGCAGCCCTGGAGAGACTGCTCGACCCCTCGTTCGCGGCCGGAGCCGCGGTAATTCTGGAGGGAGAAGGCTCAAGCCGAAGCGGGACACCCGGGGCGGGATCGGTAACACTGAAGGGATACAGCAGTACGCGGGTGGTCTGCGAGGTATCCGCCGATCTCGACGGACACCTGGTGCTGCTAGACAGCTACTATCCCGGATGGGAGGCGCGGGTGGACGGAAAACCGGCCGAAATCCGGCGCGCCAATTACGCCTTTCGCGCGGTCCCGGTCGCCGCGGGCCGACACGTCGTGGAGTTTCGCTACTGCCCGAGAGTCTTCTACCTCGGCCTGGTCATCAGCGCCGTATTCCTCCTCGCGGGAGGCTTGGTCGCGACGCACGCCCTGCTTCCCCGGCACCGGCGCCGGGGAAAGAACCCTACTTCAGCCTGA
- a CDS encoding sigma-54-dependent Fis family transcriptional regulator — MNKRDTLHGSDRDFLHLLADAAAANPFGDAYAALASKIAGCPPETPAAELYQRIVARLSGEVERMESAGLLDLGRHSGADQRLLRYAIMFDVYHRFLPELDRLIAEQSAAAERSLPVPCAADLLHLLSRRGFAPGEARRLFAILYQIRRAFFFIDRGLVGRSESMKRLRRHLWNNVFTHDIRMYERQLWNRMEDFSTLLLGETGTGKGAAAAAIGRSAFIPYSEKTNTFAESFARGFVSLNLSQYPESLVESELFGHRKGAFTGAIEAHEGILARCSPYGAIFLDEIGDASVQTQIRLLRVLEERAFSPVGSHETARFRGRIIAATNQPLDILRRSGRFREDFFYRLSSDVITVPPLRQRLDETPAELDDLVSLIVHRITGDRQGETIAAVLDSLAASPGRGYAWPGNVRELAQAVRRILLKGTYEGDSGTVAPDLCSKLQEGIAAGALEADALMAGYCRLLYGRLGSYEAAARRLHLDRRTVKAYIHKHEAPEI; from the coding sequence ATGAATAAAAGAGACACCCTCCACGGTTCCGATCGCGACTTCCTGCACCTGCTGGCCGACGCCGCCGCCGCCAACCCCTTCGGCGACGCCTACGCCGCCCTCGCTTCGAAAATCGCCGGGTGCCCCCCCGAAACCCCCGCGGCGGAACTGTACCAGCGCATCGTCGCCCGGCTGAGCGGGGAGGTGGAGCGGATGGAGTCGGCCGGGCTCCTCGACCTCGGCCGGCACTCCGGGGCGGACCAGCGCCTGCTCCGCTACGCCATCATGTTCGACGTCTACCACCGCTTCCTCCCCGAGCTCGACCGGCTGATCGCCGAGCAGTCTGCCGCCGCCGAACGGAGCCTCCCCGTCCCCTGCGCGGCGGACCTCCTCCATCTCCTCTCCCGCCGCGGCTTCGCCCCCGGGGAGGCGCGCCGTCTCTTCGCCATCCTCTACCAGATCCGCCGCGCCTTCTTCTTCATCGACCGCGGCCTCGTCGGGCGGAGCGAGTCGATGAAGCGGCTGCGGCGCCACCTCTGGAACAACGTCTTCACCCACGACATCCGCATGTACGAACGACAGCTCTGGAACCGGATGGAGGATTTCTCCACCCTCCTGCTCGGGGAGACCGGCACCGGGAAAGGGGCGGCGGCCGCCGCCATCGGCCGCTCGGCCTTCATCCCCTACAGCGAAAAGACCAACACCTTCGCCGAGAGCTTCGCCCGGGGCTTCGTCTCCCTGAACCTCTCCCAGTACCCGGAGTCGCTCGTCGAATCGGAGCTGTTCGGCCACAGGAAAGGGGCCTTCACCGGCGCCATCGAGGCGCACGAGGGGATCCTCGCCCGCTGCAGCCCCTACGGCGCCATCTTCCTCGACGAGATCGGGGACGCGAGCGTCCAGACCCAGATCCGCCTGCTGCGGGTGCTCGAGGAGCGCGCCTTCTCCCCCGTCGGCTCTCACGAGACGGCCAGATTCCGCGGCCGCATCATCGCCGCCACCAACCAGCCGCTCGACATCCTCCGCCGCTCGGGCCGCTTCCGCGAGGATTTCTTCTACCGCCTCTCCTCGGACGTCATCACCGTCCCCCCGCTCCGGCAGCGCCTCGACGAAACCCCCGCCGAGCTCGACGACCTCGTCTCGCTGATCGTCCACCGCATCACCGGCGACCGCCAGGGCGAAACCATTGCCGCCGTCCTCGACTCCCTCGCCGCCTCACCCGGGCGAGGCTACGCCTGGCCCGGCAACGTGCGCGAACTCGCGCAGGCCGTCCGCCGCATCCTGCTCAAGGGAACCTACGAAGGGGACTCCGGGACGGTCGCCCCGGACCTGTGCTCAAAACTGCAGGAAGGAATCGCCGCCGGCGCTCTCGAGGCCGACGCCCTCATGGCGGGCTACTGCCGCCTCCTCTACGGGCGCCTGGGCAGCTACGAAGCCGCCGCCCGCCGCCTCCATCTGGACCGGAGAACGGTAAAAGCATACATCCACAAACACGAGGCTCCGGAGATTTAG
- a CDS encoding DUF262 domain-containing protein gives MNYRHHKIETENRNLLDFIRQLAEGKFLIPTFQRQFVWEPGDIVSLWDSLYRRYPIGSILCWNTTIRLHVHRRIGGFFVPENGGEGAGHHVYILDGQQRSTSLVASFYGGAGRVKEHYDVDHTVHFDLTRGEFFLEQDYFRHRWESDPAFLFPVREAPGLPDDYVAGLTGMKGYGRKAVENFAQLKYMFSEYPVPLIHLRGFNIADVCSIFERMNQSGKRLENLDILIARGFRNYATVVEEDFPIS, from the coding sequence GTGAATTATCGCCATCATAAAATCGAGACCGAAAACCGCAACCTGCTCGACTTCATCCGCCAGCTGGCCGAAGGGAAGTTCCTGATCCCGACCTTCCAGAGGCAGTTCGTCTGGGAGCCGGGGGACATCGTCAGCCTCTGGGACAGCCTCTACCGCCGCTACCCCATCGGCAGCATCCTCTGCTGGAACACCACGATCCGGCTCCACGTGCACCGCAGAATCGGGGGCTTCTTCGTCCCCGAAAACGGCGGGGAGGGGGCGGGGCACCACGTCTACATCCTCGACGGGCAGCAGCGCTCCACCTCGCTCGTGGCCTCGTTCTACGGCGGGGCGGGGAGGGTCAAGGAACACTACGACGTCGACCATACCGTTCATTTCGACCTGACCCGGGGGGAGTTTTTCCTGGAGCAGGACTACTTCCGGCACCGGTGGGAGTCCGACCCGGCGTTCCTTTTCCCGGTGCGGGAGGCGCCCGGGCTCCCCGACGACTACGTCGCGGGGCTTACGGGGATGAAGGGGTACGGGCGGAAGGCGGTGGAGAACTTCGCCCAGCTTAAATACATGTTTTCGGAGTACCCGGTGCCGCTCATCCACCTGCGGGGGTTCAACATCGCCGACGTCTGCTCCATCTTCGAACGGATGAACCAGTCGGGCAAGCGTCTGGAGAACCTCGACATTCTCATTGCCCGCGGATTCAGGAACTACGCCACCGTGGTCGAGGAAGACTTTCCGATCTCCTGA